From a region of the Streptomyces sp. B21-083 genome:
- a CDS encoding serine/threonine-protein kinase — MVKAHVSTHELVAGRYRLLDVVHRETNRVSWYGEDTSSERPVVLTQIQLPPDPREQTARRAIARVMRASEILGLVLPGRVGVVIDVLEEFGTLWTVAEWIDGTPLSELLERQGTFNYVRAARITLEVLDVLEAAHREGIVHAELSPGQVFVRDQGPVVVTGFGLAGATSASRVGAPSYASPEQAHGARADPSDDLWALGALLYAMAEGRPPFRDRGRADATLKAVDRLPLRSPVRAGPLTQVIQGLLRKNARERLTAPVARDALLRVIRDEPDTSDEPLPSVRPRDAGGGAGARRVGRNGNRSAARKLVLAGTALAVVTVAVLATTDNLPGIDASASGVDTTPSVAAPAPSLPSTGGSAPLPDQTPEPSPSPSAPASPAPSAPPSTPPAPSPTPSATGGTAQALPAGFQVYNAPEGFVIALPQGWKRLSEDVSPGNVAYRIVFGADDDPRTLTVTYSQLLRPDPVAVWRDDVQPDLIRADIGFQRIGAIRATTYHGRSGADMEWLSDFEGTRIRTFGRGFLTGEKTGYSLRWTTPAADWNDTVNRQALDTFLRTFRE, encoded by the coding sequence ATGGTCAAGGCGCACGTCTCCACACACGAGTTGGTGGCCGGAAGGTACCGACTCCTCGATGTCGTCCATCGCGAAACGAACCGGGTCTCCTGGTACGGCGAGGACACCTCGTCCGAGCGCCCGGTCGTCCTCACCCAGATCCAGCTCCCGCCCGATCCCCGGGAGCAGACCGCACGCCGGGCCATCGCCCGGGTGATGCGCGCGTCCGAGATCCTCGGGCTGGTCCTGCCCGGCCGGGTGGGCGTCGTGATCGACGTCCTCGAGGAGTTCGGCACCCTGTGGACGGTCGCCGAGTGGATCGACGGCACACCGCTCAGTGAACTCCTCGAACGGCAGGGCACGTTCAACTACGTTCGGGCGGCGCGCATCACCCTCGAAGTGCTCGACGTGCTGGAGGCCGCGCACCGCGAGGGCATCGTGCACGCCGAACTCAGCCCCGGCCAGGTGTTCGTACGGGACCAGGGGCCGGTCGTGGTGACCGGCTTCGGTCTGGCGGGCGCCACGTCCGCGTCCCGGGTCGGCGCGCCCTCGTACGCCTCGCCGGAGCAGGCCCACGGCGCGCGCGCCGACCCGTCGGACGACCTGTGGGCGCTCGGCGCGCTCCTCTACGCGATGGCCGAGGGACGGCCGCCCTTCCGTGACCGGGGGCGGGCCGACGCCACGCTCAAGGCGGTCGACCGGCTGCCGCTGCGCAGCCCGGTGCGAGCCGGTCCACTCACCCAGGTCATCCAGGGGCTGCTGCGCAAGAACGCCCGGGAACGGCTGACCGCGCCGGTGGCACGGGACGCCCTGCTGCGCGTCATCAGGGACGAACCCGACACCTCGGACGAACCACTGCCCTCGGTCCGGCCGCGCGACGCCGGGGGCGGTGCCGGAGCGCGGCGCGTGGGCCGGAACGGGAACAGGAGCGCCGCCCGCAAACTCGTTCTCGCCGGTACGGCCCTGGCCGTCGTCACGGTCGCCGTGCTCGCCACGACCGACAACCTGCCCGGCATCGACGCCTCGGCATCCGGCGTGGACACCACTCCGTCCGTCGCCGCCCCGGCCCCGTCCCTCCCCTCCACGGGCGGCAGCGCTCCCCTCCCCGACCAGACCCCCGAACCGAGCCCCTCCCCCTCCGCACCGGCCTCACCGGCACCGTCGGCGCCGCCCTCCACTCCTCCCGCGCCCAGCCCCACCCCCTCGGCCACCGGCGGTACCGCCCAAGCCCTGCCGGCGGGGTTCCAGGTGTACAACGCGCCGGAAGGGTTCGTCATCGCCCTCCCCCAGGGGTGGAAGCGGCTGAGCGAGGACGTCTCCCCCGGCAACGTCGCCTACCGCATCGTGTTCGGCGCCGACGACGACCCGCGCACCCTGACCGTCACCTACAGCCAACTGCTGCGCCCGGACCCCGTGGCCGTATGGCGCGACGACGTCCAACCCGACCTGATCCGGGCGGACATCGGCTTCCAGCGGATCGGCGCGATCCGGGCGACGACCTATCACGGCCGGAGCGGGGCCGACATGGAGTGGCTGTCCGACTTCGAGGGCACCCGCATACGGACGTTCGGCCGAGGCTTCCTCACCGGCGAGAAGACGGGCTACTCGCTGCGCTGGACGACACCCGCGGCCGACTGGAACGACACCGTCAACCGGCAGGCTCTGGACACCTTCCTGCGGACCTTCAGAGAGTGA